A region of uncultured Draconibacterium sp. DNA encodes the following proteins:
- a CDS encoding translocation/assembly module TamB domain-containing protein, with product MRKLIKYTAIVLVGFILLITGLLLLTQTSFFKEQVKSRAVKLVEAQLHLKLNIEDLDGNFYNKIFLRNVELRDADSLLASFSDLELNYKLWPLFSNTIRIDSVVLRDPYVNVWQNADSIWNFTTILPETEPSTSSRKPFNYTIEAGRLTIRNGRVDINSQINGIPSEVNEINLFAGGKYSEAETLVRLNSFQLKSKDPAVELKTLSGKLELNDSGIKVDSFLFVANNSGMNFRGVYFSPENLNGIISEGTIDKNDLAMFVPSFKMLCSPSLKADLHVSNDSLKASVVLKNGNEQINANLSLQPFTNLHENDGTVPYQAYIKLDKFNVGNWIDLGVEKTHLNGEINLDGENLKDFKSEAVVKARFKNSSFEGARVKTLDLAGTYMGDSLRADIVVQSEVGKAALKGKLNLADEPEYDAELVMDKFELSKMIPNLAYTMLNGVVVAKGKGFDTKKLLATADISLSGSTVYEYPIESMNSFIHVDGSSIQIDTLEAVAPGVAVSGSGQLELDSMYINSKLYGNISSLQLIDSIIELPVTFDSVLTVATLAGSVSNLQIDGILDLYNAEGYSVSADTAHANYRVTLINDSFNVAAQADVRNIKTGSIVLDTVLLDYNFAGEEMDLQATVNWTDMLEAKLKSSIIVGDTISLTVPALEVNSKWADVYLVDTMTATLDQNQFLEVHNLTLKDRNLEDFIIAVDGNISASDTGNFEIKINDLDLNELHRFLGEEMVLGGKLNSNFRLYGRSNNPLIDGHLEITDPRYGNYELHSIRSDFAYANNKGSIELTIPEMGNSFFAGINAPFSLSLDSLQLGFHPPETYEGLFILDSIDITENIKSYAPNDSVRGLLDARIEAQGTLDNPQFFGNMHLKDGMYSNKNFGIDYNDISASVSFKGNEISIDTVLVKQKNGLISVNGELAFDSTIINGNISSSSVEVDAKNFFLTQHRNYEVLIDANTFVRTENDKPEFGGEIKVLRSDLYLPALMKETQNDVEADVPMLVEALNESKDSVDLKKEKAAKVKPKKESGLVDQLTGRLEVEIPRNTWIRSNDIRAELNGELEIVKEGPHFEVFGSVKIIRGYYMLYGRKLNLKESEVTFQGGEEFDPILNLAAEYVYRGSNKEKRYLEMAISGNLTEPEITFYLDNVEITETDGISVLVFGATSDEIGYGGNNGLLNSIGSNALASMISSQLSKTIGSKFNLDMIEVTTTENWQSAAFVIGKYITNDIFVIYQRGFGEVNGDEITPETIVIEYEINDKLFLRLQSGSAKESGIDVILKFEQEIDNSPLTR from the coding sequence ATGAGGAAATTGATAAAATATACGGCAATCGTGTTAGTAGGATTTATACTGCTGATTACCGGCTTGTTGCTGTTAACTCAAACTTCGTTTTTTAAAGAGCAGGTGAAATCTCGCGCAGTAAAACTGGTTGAAGCGCAACTACACCTAAAACTGAATATCGAAGACCTGGATGGTAATTTCTACAACAAAATCTTTTTGCGTAATGTAGAACTTCGCGATGCTGATTCCTTACTCGCATCATTCAGTGATTTAGAGCTAAATTATAAGTTATGGCCTTTGTTTTCAAATACGATCCGAATCGATTCGGTGGTTTTGCGCGATCCTTATGTAAACGTGTGGCAAAATGCCGATAGCATTTGGAATTTCACTACTATTCTGCCCGAAACGGAGCCATCCACATCAAGCCGCAAACCATTTAATTACACCATAGAAGCCGGGCGGCTAACCATTCGTAACGGAAGAGTTGATATTAACTCGCAAATTAATGGGATTCCTTCCGAGGTTAATGAAATCAATTTGTTTGCCGGAGGAAAATACAGCGAGGCAGAAACCTTGGTCAGGCTAAACAGTTTTCAATTGAAAAGCAAAGATCCAGCGGTTGAATTAAAAACACTGAGTGGTAAACTTGAATTAAACGATTCGGGAATAAAGGTCGACAGTTTTCTGTTTGTCGCCAACAACTCAGGCATGAATTTTCGGGGAGTCTATTTTTCGCCCGAAAATCTTAACGGGATAATCAGTGAAGGAACAATCGACAAAAACGATCTGGCCATGTTTGTTCCTTCATTCAAAATGCTTTGTTCTCCATCGTTAAAAGCGGATCTGCACGTATCGAATGATTCGCTCAAAGCAAGTGTTGTATTAAAAAACGGAAATGAACAGATCAATGCAAATCTTTCGCTGCAACCATTTACCAATTTGCACGAGAACGATGGAACGGTGCCTTATCAGGCCTATATCAAACTCGACAAATTTAATGTTGGCAACTGGATTGATTTGGGAGTTGAGAAAACACATTTAAACGGAGAAATAAATCTTGATGGTGAAAATTTGAAGGATTTTAAATCGGAAGCAGTTGTTAAAGCAAGATTTAAAAACTCTTCATTTGAAGGGGCCCGCGTAAAGACCCTGGACCTTGCGGGAACATATATGGGCGATAGTTTGCGAGCTGATATTGTTGTGCAATCGGAGGTTGGAAAAGCAGCGTTGAAAGGTAAATTAAATTTAGCCGATGAGCCGGAATACGATGCTGAGTTGGTGATGGATAAATTTGAGCTCAGCAAGATGATTCCGAATTTGGCTTATACCATGCTAAATGGTGTAGTTGTTGCCAAAGGCAAAGGTTTTGATACGAAAAAGCTGCTGGCAACTGCTGATATTTCTCTTTCGGGAAGCACGGTTTATGAGTATCCAATAGAAAGTATGAATTCGTTTATTCATGTTGATGGATCATCAATCCAGATAGATACATTAGAGGCAGTTGCCCCGGGCGTTGCCGTTTCGGGAAGTGGGCAGCTTGAGCTCGATTCAATGTATATCAACTCAAAATTATATGGTAACATCAGTTCTCTTCAACTCATCGATTCAATAATTGAGTTGCCTGTTACTTTCGATTCGGTATTAACGGTTGCAACGCTGGCAGGTTCGGTTTCCAATTTACAAATTGACGGAATTCTCGATCTGTATAATGCCGAAGGATATTCAGTTAGCGCAGATACCGCCCATGCAAATTACCGGGTTACGCTAATAAACGATTCTTTTAATGTTGCTGCTCAAGCCGATGTTCGTAATATTAAAACGGGAAGTATTGTGCTCGACACCGTTTTGCTGGATTATAACTTTGCAGGAGAAGAGATGGATTTGCAGGCCACGGTTAATTGGACTGATATGTTAGAGGCGAAACTAAAAAGTTCGATAATAGTGGGTGATACGATTTCGTTAACGGTTCCCGCATTGGAGGTAAATTCAAAATGGGCCGATGTTTACCTGGTAGATACCATGACCGCAACGCTCGATCAAAATCAGTTTTTGGAAGTTCATAACCTGACTTTAAAAGATCGGAATTTAGAAGATTTTATAATTGCTGTTGATGGAAATATATCGGCCAGCGACACCGGCAATTTTGAGATCAAAATAAATGATCTTGACCTGAATGAGCTGCATCGTTTTCTGGGAGAGGAAATGGTATTGGGTGGAAAGTTAAATTCCAATTTCAGGCTTTATGGTCGTTCCAATAATCCGTTAATCGATGGTCATTTGGAAATAACTGATCCGCGATATGGCAACTACGAGCTTCATTCTATTCGTTCTGATTTTGCCTACGCCAACAATAAAGGGAGCATTGAGTTAACGATTCCAGAGATGGGGAACTCATTTTTTGCAGGAATTAATGCTCCGTTTTCACTTTCACTCGATTCGCTTCAACTGGGATTTCATCCGCCTGAAACCTATGAGGGATTGTTTATTCTTGATTCAATAGATATCACTGAGAATATAAAATCATACGCTCCGAACGATAGTGTAAGAGGATTACTCGATGCACGGATTGAAGCACAGGGAACGCTTGATAATCCCCAATTTTTTGGCAACATGCATTTGAAAGACGGGATGTATAGCAACAAAAATTTCGGTATTGATTACAACGACATTTCTGCATCTGTAAGTTTTAAAGGAAACGAAATAAGTATCGACACCGTTTTGGTGAAACAAAAGAATGGTTTAATCTCGGTGAATGGCGAACTGGCTTTCGATTCCACCATCATAAATGGCAATATCAGCAGTTCGTCGGTTGAGGTAGATGCCAAAAACTTTTTTCTAACGCAGCATCGCAATTACGAGGTGCTGATCGACGCCAATACCTTTGTGAGGACTGAAAACGACAAACCGGAATTTGGGGGAGAGATAAAAGTACTTCGTTCTGATCTGTATTTGCCGGCCTTGATGAAAGAAACGCAAAACGATGTGGAAGCCGATGTTCCAATGTTGGTCGAGGCATTGAATGAATCAAAGGATTCAGTCGATTTGAAAAAGGAAAAGGCAGCCAAGGTGAAGCCCAAAAAAGAATCAGGACTGGTTGATCAGCTAACCGGCCGTTTAGAGGTTGAAATTCCGCGTAATACCTGGATAAGAAGCAACGACATACGTGCCGAGCTAAATGGAGAGCTGGAAATTGTAAAAGAAGGACCGCATTTCGAAGTATTCGGGAGTGTTAAAATTATTCGGGGATATTACATGTTGTATGGGCGTAAGCTAAATCTTAAGGAAAGCGAAGTAACGTTTCAGGGAGGGGAGGAATTCGACCCGATTTTAAATTTAGCCGCCGAATATGTTTACCGTGGCAGCAACAAAGAAAAACGTTACCTCGAAATGGCGATATCGGGTAATCTGACGGAGCCTGAGATCACTTTCTATCTCGACAATGTGGAGATTACAGAAACAGATGGAATTTCTGTTCTTGTTTTTGGTGCTACAAGCGATGAAATTGGTTATGGAGGAAACAATGGTCTGCTGAACTCAATTGGTTCAAATGCCTTGGCAAGTATGATCTCATCTCAGCTGAGTAAAACGATTGGTTCGAAATTTAATCTCGACATGATTGAAGTTACCACCACCGAAAACTGGCAAAGTGCGGCTTTTGTTATTGGGAAATACATTACCAACGACATTTTTGTGATTTACCAAAGGGGTTTCGGAGAAGTAAATGGCGACGAGATCACTCCCGAAACGATCGTTATTGAGTACGAAATCAATGATAAGCTTTTCCTGCGGCTTCAAAGTGGAAGTGCCAAAGAGTCGGGAATTGACGTGATATTGAAGTTTGAGCAGGAAATAGATAATTCTCCGCTTACGCGATAA